One genomic region from Oculatellaceae cyanobacterium encodes:
- the hpsL gene encoding hormogonium polysaccharide biosynthesis protein HpsL, protein MPKLQKKSHKSQKSKQQTKASTLSLKEKLSQRRKLANARKEFTIVLTATIFFSALIGILIFPIAGLQAALAGMLGIICIVLSYKYPRQALWAFLIYMPFGGTVTYAIAGGNLLFQLAKDAFYIPSLLSTFQEWQRKRLPIVIPKEIKPALTFLLIVTFFTLFLVNGYQQITNKTAGELPFLLGVLGLKVLLGYIPLITCAYYLIRNKQDLLFLTRLHVVLAIICCGLAFIQYYFLATGRCEGTRNLTGELLFTTSLQARCFVGGSLLYTPQEGLIRLPGTFVAPWQWGWFLISNAFFTFATAFNDPSALIWRPLGLVGMAAVFIMSLVSGQRVALVMVPIVTLLLLIITGQIVKLKRFIPIALGLTLILGIGMIMYPDIVQQRIESFVARWNASPPSEFITQQINFTANEQSGFFGNGLGRATNSGRSFGKTELIETYYPKLFYEIGPLGVIAFLAVVTTLTVVTFKAYRSVRDYNLRSFGASFWVFVLVISYNTYYYPLDVDPVAVYYWFFAGVILKLPEIDRQEQQTTPSQQKCQKKRSRKVRLSSV, encoded by the coding sequence ATGCCAAAATTACAGAAAAAATCTCACAAATCCCAAAAATCAAAACAGCAGACCAAGGCTTCAACTCTTAGTCTCAAAGAAAAGTTATCGCAGAGGCGCAAACTTGCTAATGCACGTAAAGAATTTACTATTGTATTGACTGCAACCATATTTTTCTCTGCCTTAATTGGAATATTGATATTCCCTATCGCTGGTTTACAGGCAGCACTAGCAGGGATGTTAGGCATAATTTGTATAGTTCTTTCATACAAGTATCCGCGCCAAGCTTTGTGGGCATTTCTAATTTATATGCCTTTTGGGGGTACAGTAACTTATGCGATCGCGGGAGGTAATCTACTCTTCCAGTTAGCCAAAGATGCCTTTTACATTCCATCTTTACTATCAACGTTTCAAGAGTGGCAACGTAAGCGTTTACCAATAGTTATTCCCAAAGAAATTAAACCTGCCTTAACATTTTTACTAATAGTCACTTTCTTTACTTTATTTTTGGTCAATGGGTATCAGCAAATTACAAACAAAACAGCAGGAGAATTGCCCTTCCTCTTAGGAGTCTTAGGTTTAAAAGTTTTGCTAGGCTATATTCCTTTAATTACTTGCGCCTACTATCTCATCCGTAACAAGCAGGATTTACTTTTCCTGACTCGTCTCCATGTGGTTCTAGCAATCATCTGCTGTGGGCTGGCATTTATTCAATATTATTTCTTAGCAACTGGCAGATGCGAAGGAACCCGAAATTTAACTGGTGAGTTGTTGTTCACAACCAGTCTCCAAGCTCGTTGTTTTGTAGGTGGCTCCTTACTATATACCCCCCAGGAAGGATTAATCCGCTTACCTGGTACATTTGTTGCACCTTGGCAGTGGGGTTGGTTTCTGATTTCTAATGCTTTTTTTACCTTTGCCACTGCTTTTAACGACCCATCAGCCTTGATATGGCGACCGTTAGGCTTGGTTGGTATGGCAGCCGTTTTCATTATGTCCTTAGTTTCTGGTCAAAGGGTTGCATTGGTAATGGTTCCAATTGTTACCTTGCTATTGCTAATTATCACTGGTCAAATTGTCAAGCTCAAGCGGTTTATACCTATTGCTCTGGGACTCACTCTGATTTTGGGCATCGGCATGATCATGTACCCAGATATAGTGCAGCAACGGATAGAAAGTTTTGTTGCTCGTTGGAATGCTTCCCCGCCAAGTGAGTTTATTACTCAACAAATCAACTTTACAGCTAATGAACAAAGTGGATTTTTTGGGAATGGGTTAGGTAGAGCAACAAACTCTGGACGCAGTTTTGGTAAAACTGAACTAATCGAAACTTACTATCCAAAATTGTTCTATGAAATTGGGCCACTAGGGGTAATTGCATTTTTGGCAGTTGTAACTACCTTAACAGTCGTTACTTTCAAAGCTTATCGCTCTGTACGGGATTATAATTTACGCAGCTTTGGTGCTAGTTTTTGGGTTTTTGTGTTGGTAATTAGTTACAACACTTACTACTATCCTTTGGATGTAGATCCAGTAGCGGTTTATTACTGGTTTTTTGCTGGAGTAATTCTTAAGTTACCAGAAATTGATCGGCAAGAACAACAAACTACCCCCTCACAACAAAAATGTCAGAAGAAACGTAGCAGAAAAGTTAGATTATCCTCTGTATAA
- the secD gene encoding protein translocase subunit SecD, whose translation MQKQRSVLTLILVLVIAAITVLVRVPIRLGLDLQGGSQLTIQIKTTQEVKEIKPEDLEAVLRVVENRINGLGVSEPLVQTVGNDQIVVQLPGVSDPEQAERVLGGTAQLDFREQKPGTEAQLPIELQVRQQLLAKQEELRKSGDKEAIAKNQASLNSSNEAIGKLFTKTGLAGKNLKDARPEPLPNGQNWNVAIRFDAEGGELFAKLTKNLAGTGRSIGIFLDEAPVSTPVVGVEFAQTGITGGAAVITGNFTTQTANDLAVQLRGGALPVPVEIVENRTVGATLGRDSIQRSIYAGGGGLLFVLVFMGVYYRLPGLIADVALVIYSLLTLAAFALLGVTLTLPGIAGFILSIGMAVDANVLIFERTREELRAGKTLYRSVESGFFRAFSSILDGNVTTVIACAALFWLGSGLVKGFALTLALGVIVSMFTAITCSRSFMLLLVLGFPELRQKPQLFAPGVTTTAK comes from the coding sequence ATGCAAAAACAGCGTTCAGTATTAACCCTGATTCTAGTCCTAGTGATTGCTGCAATCACAGTACTTGTGCGGGTGCCTATCCGCTTAGGGTTAGATCTTCAGGGTGGTTCACAGCTAACTATTCAGATAAAAACTACACAAGAAGTTAAGGAAATTAAACCGGAGGACTTAGAAGCAGTTCTAAGGGTAGTAGAAAATCGGATTAATGGTTTGGGTGTTTCTGAGCCACTGGTACAAACTGTAGGTAATGACCAGATTGTGGTGCAATTACCAGGTGTGAGTGACCCAGAACAGGCGGAACGGGTACTAGGAGGGACAGCGCAGTTAGATTTCCGTGAGCAAAAGCCAGGAACAGAGGCGCAGTTGCCCATTGAATTACAGGTGCGGCAGCAACTTTTGGCCAAACAAGAAGAGTTAAGAAAGAGTGGTGATAAAGAAGCGATCGCCAAAAATCAAGCATCTCTCAACAGTAGTAATGAAGCGATCGGTAAACTATTTACAAAAACTGGATTAGCTGGAAAAAACCTCAAAGATGCCCGTCCTGAACCTTTGCCAAACGGTCAAAACTGGAATGTAGCTATCCGCTTTGACGCTGAAGGTGGCGAATTATTTGCCAAGCTGACCAAAAATTTAGCTGGTACTGGGCGTAGTATTGGTATTTTCTTAGATGAAGCTCCGGTTAGTACTCCTGTTGTTGGTGTTGAGTTCGCTCAAACTGGCATCACTGGTGGTGCTGCGGTAATTACAGGTAACTTTACCACCCAAACGGCTAATGACTTAGCAGTGCAACTGCGAGGCGGTGCTTTACCTGTACCAGTCGAAATTGTAGAAAACCGCACTGTAGGAGCCACATTAGGACGAGATAGTATCCAAAGAAGCATCTATGCAGGTGGGGGTGGTCTGCTATTCGTGTTGGTTTTCATGGGTGTATACTATCGGCTACCTGGTTTGATAGCTGATGTGGCGCTAGTGATTTATTCACTCTTAACATTAGCTGCGTTTGCACTACTAGGTGTTACCTTAACCTTGCCTGGAATTGCTGGTTTCATCCTCAGCATTGGTATGGCTGTAGATGCCAACGTGCTGATCTTTGAGCGCACACGGGAAGAATTAAGAGCGGGGAAAACTTTATATCGCTCTGTTGAGTCTGGTTTTTTCCGAGCTTTTTCTAGCATTTTAGATGGTAACGTTACTACCGTTATTGCTTGTGCGGCGCTATTCTGGCTAGGGTCAGGTTTAGTAAAAGGCTTTGCCTTAACACTCGCACTGGGAGTAATTGTAAGTATGTTTACCGCAATTACTTGCAGTCGTAGTTTTATGCTATTGCTAGTACTTGGTTTTCCAGAATTGCGCCAAAAACCCCAACTATTTGCTCCTGGTGTAACAACTACAGCAAAATAG
- a CDS encoding alpha-ketoacid dehydrogenase subunit beta, with translation MAETLLFNALREAIDEEMARDSSVFVLGEDVGQYGGSYKVTKDLYNKYGEFRVLDTPIAENSFTGMAVGAAMTGLRPIVEGMNMGFLLLAFNQISNNAGMLRYTSGGNFKIPIVIRGPGGVGRQLGAEHSQRLEAYFQAVPGIKIVACSTPYNAKGLLKSAIRDDNPVLFFEHVLLYNLKENLPDEEYYLPLDKAEIVRPGKDVTILTYSRMRHHVMQAVPGLIKEGFDPEVIDLISLKPLDLETIGASIKKTHRVIIVEECMRTGGIAAELIASINDRFFDELDAPVLRLSSQDIPTPYNGTLERLTIVQPAQIVEAVQKMMALQV, from the coding sequence ATGGCAGAAACACTCTTGTTTAACGCTCTCCGCGAAGCTATTGATGAAGAGATGGCTCGTGATTCCTCTGTATTTGTGCTTGGTGAAGATGTAGGTCAGTATGGCGGCTCTTACAAGGTCACTAAAGACCTATACAACAAATACGGTGAATTCCGAGTTCTCGACACTCCAATTGCTGAAAACAGCTTTACAGGTATGGCAGTTGGCGCTGCCATGACGGGTCTGCGTCCAATTGTTGAAGGCATGAATATGGGCTTTTTGCTACTTGCTTTCAACCAAATTTCTAATAACGCTGGAATGCTGCGTTATACTTCTGGCGGTAACTTCAAGATTCCCATTGTAATCCGTGGCCCTGGTGGCGTTGGTCGTCAACTAGGTGCAGAACACTCCCAACGCTTAGAAGCTTACTTTCAAGCAGTTCCTGGTATTAAAATTGTTGCTTGTTCAACACCTTATAACGCTAAAGGTCTGCTGAAATCTGCTATCCGTGATGATAACCCAGTACTGTTCTTTGAACACGTTCTGCTATATAACCTAAAAGAAAATCTCCCAGACGAAGAATATTACTTACCTTTGGATAAAGCTGAAATTGTTCGTCCTGGTAAAGATGTGACAATTTTGACCTACTCACGGATGCGTCACCATGTGATGCAAGCAGTACCAGGTTTAATTAAAGAAGGTTTTGATCCCGAAGTAATTGACCTGATATCTCTAAAACCACTAGATTTAGAGACAATTGGCGCTTCTATTAAGAAAACCCATCGGGTGATTATTGTGGAAGAGTGTATGAGAACTGGCGGTATTGCAGCAGAATTAATTGCTTCAATTAATGACCGCTTTTTTGACGAACTCGATGCCCCTGTACTAAGACTATCTTCACAGGATATTCCCACACCCTACAACGGTACTTTAGAACGCTTAACAATTGTACAGCCAGCACAAATTGTGGAAGCAGTGCAAAAGATGATGGCATTACAAGTTTAG
- the secF gene encoding protein translocase subunit SecF, whose product MKISVIKHRNLWWTVSAAIILSGLISMLISWQQLGTPLRPSLDFVGGTRLQYELDCSKPGNCDKPINVAVVRDVLSEQGLANSSLQVVGQDQKAISIRTKNLNVEERTNLEKALIEKIGVFDPEKTQNDTVGPTLGKQLFTSGLLAIIISFLGILIYLTFRFQLDYAVFAFVALFHDVFITLGMFSILGLVQGIEVDSLFVVGILTIIGFSVNDTVVIYDRVREVLSLHPEQHINQIVDDAVNQTLTRSINTTLTVLLTLFSLLFFGGETLKNFALCLIIGFTAGAYSSIFIASTLLAWWRERTGISQSITRPQVSDEV is encoded by the coding sequence ATGAAAATTAGTGTAATCAAGCATCGTAATTTATGGTGGACGGTTTCTGCCGCCATCATTCTCAGTGGTTTAATTTCAATGCTCATTTCCTGGCAACAGCTAGGAACGCCTTTGCGTCCCAGTTTGGATTTTGTGGGTGGTACACGGTTACAGTACGAATTAGATTGCTCTAAGCCTGGTAACTGTGACAAACCTATTAATGTTGCCGTAGTGCGGGATGTATTGTCGGAGCAAGGTTTGGCTAACAGCAGTCTCCAAGTTGTTGGTCAAGACCAAAAAGCTATATCAATTCGCACAAAAAATTTAAATGTTGAGGAACGCACTAATTTAGAAAAGGCTTTAATTGAAAAAATTGGAGTTTTTGATCCTGAAAAAACACAAAATGATACTGTTGGCCCAACTCTGGGTAAACAGCTATTTACTTCTGGGCTATTGGCGATAATTATTTCATTCCTTGGCATCCTAATCTATCTTACTTTCCGCTTTCAATTGGACTACGCTGTTTTTGCGTTTGTGGCTTTATTCCACGATGTATTCATCACTCTAGGAATGTTCTCAATTTTGGGTTTAGTACAAGGTATAGAAGTAGATAGCTTATTTGTTGTTGGCATCTTAACAATTATCGGCTTCTCAGTTAACGACACAGTGGTCATTTATGACCGAGTGCGGGAAGTCCTAAGTCTGCATCCAGAACAGCACATTAACCAGATTGTGGATGATGCTGTTAATCAAACACTTACACGGTCGATTAACACAACATTAACTGTACTACTGACTTTGTTTTCACTGTTGTTCTTTGGAGGTGAAACGCTAAAAAACTTTGCTCTGTGTTTAATTATTGGGTTTACTGCTGGTGCTTATTCAAGTATTTTCATTGCTAGTACGTTATTAGCTTGGTGGAGAGAACGTACTGGTATTAGTCAATCAATCACAAGACCTCAAGTTTCTGATGAGGTATAG
- the glmM gene encoding phosphoglucosamine mutase produces MVSSPIKTQPVSVSETTVKILESAQTTKQTNISSSLNTIVLPPTPLFGTDGIRSRVGDLLCADLAVQVGFWAGQILRQSLLTPGPVILGQDSRNSSDMLAMALSAGLTSAGLEVWNLGLCPTPCVAYLTGVTNAIGGVMISASHNPPEDNGIKFFGADGMKLSVALQQQIEAGLRGTNGITCFTGVWGKHYHRPELIADYADSLKRPLPEVDLRGMRVVLDLAWGASVKLAPQVFAAMGAEVICLHNQADGDRINVNCGSTHLGALKQAIREHSADLGFAFDGDADRVMAMDAQGRVVDGDYILYFWGKALRQKSQLPEDLIIATVMANLGFERAWQQLGGKLVRTAVGDQYVQAEMLSTGAMLGGEQSGHILCRHYTFTGDGLLTALHLAASVHSTGLSLADMVDQSFQTYPQILKNVRVEDRDRRINWKNCDGIMNAIAQAETAMGDQGRILVRASGTEPLVRVMVEAADAELTQYWASQLALVVQQHLQ; encoded by the coding sequence ATGGTTTCATCTCCTATTAAAACTCAGCCAGTTAGTGTTTCAGAAACAACAGTGAAAATATTGGAATCTGCCCAAACTACCAAACAGACAAATATAAGTTCTAGTTTAAATACAATTGTTTTGCCACCAACTCCCTTGTTTGGCACAGACGGAATCCGTAGCAGAGTAGGGGATTTGTTGTGCGCTGATTTAGCAGTACAAGTTGGTTTTTGGGCAGGTCAAATACTACGACAGTCTTTATTAACACCAGGCCCAGTAATTTTGGGGCAGGATTCTAGAAACTCCAGCGATATGTTAGCGATGGCGTTATCTGCTGGGTTGACATCTGCTGGGCTAGAGGTGTGGAATTTAGGGTTATGCCCAACCCCTTGTGTAGCCTATCTTACTGGGGTTACTAATGCGATTGGTGGTGTGATGATTTCAGCTAGTCACAACCCACCAGAAGATAATGGCATCAAGTTTTTTGGTGCTGATGGCATGAAGCTATCAGTAGCTTTACAACAGCAAATTGAAGCTGGTTTAAGGGGTACTAATGGCATTACTTGCTTTACTGGAGTTTGGGGCAAGCACTACCATAGACCAGAGTTAATTGCAGATTATGCTGATTCATTGAAACGCCCGTTACCAGAAGTTGATTTGCGAGGAATGCGGGTTGTTTTAGATTTGGCTTGGGGAGCTTCAGTAAAGCTAGCACCACAAGTATTTGCAGCAATGGGTGCAGAGGTAATTTGTTTACACAATCAAGCGGATGGCGATCGCATTAATGTTAATTGTGGATCTACCCATCTTGGTGCATTAAAGCAAGCTATCCGAGAACATTCGGCGGATTTAGGCTTTGCATTTGATGGCGATGCTGACCGAGTGATGGCGATGGATGCCCAAGGTAGAGTAGTTGATGGTGACTACATTCTCTATTTCTGGGGTAAAGCTTTACGGCAGAAAAGCCAGCTACCCGAAGATTTGATTATTGCTACTGTGATGGCAAATTTGGGCTTTGAGCGTGCTTGGCAACAACTAGGAGGAAAGCTAGTTAGAACTGCCGTAGGGGATCAATATGTGCAAGCAGAAATGTTAAGCACTGGTGCAATGCTAGGCGGCGAACAGTCAGGACATATCCTTTGCAGACACTACACTTTTACAGGTGATGGTTTGCTAACGGCGTTACATTTAGCAGCTTCAGTGCATAGTACTGGTTTATCTTTAGCAGATATGGTGGATCAAAGCTTCCAGACTTATCCACAGATACTAAAAAACGTCCGTGTAGAAGATCGCGATCGCCGAATTAACTGGAAAAATTGTGATGGGATTATGAATGCGATCGCCCAAGCAGAAACGGCAATGGGAGACCAAGGACGTATTTTAGTGAGAGCATCTGGAACAGAACCCCTAGTTCGCGTGATGGTAGAAGCGGCTGATGCAGAACTAACTCAATATTGGGCTTCACAGTTAGCTTTGGTTGTACAGCAACATTTGCAATAG
- the thrS gene encoding threonine--tRNA ligase has translation MEKLDNNPEKPMSASEVKDLTEQQQKINLPRTSESEQLQKIRHTASHVMAMAVQKLFPKAQVTIGPWIDNGFYYDFDHPESFTEKDLKAIQKEMIKIINRKLPVIREEVTREEAEKRIKEINEPYKLEILEGLSEPITIYHLGEQWWDLCAGPHLENTGDLHPKAIELESLAGAYWRGDETKAQLQRIYGTAWETPEQLAEYKRRKEEALRRDHRRLGKELGLFIFTDLVGPGLPLWTPKGTVLRSTLEDFLKQEQLKRGYQPVVTPHIARVDLFKTSGHWQKYKEDMFPLMAEDEETAALEQGFVLKPMNCPFHIQIYKNELRSYRNLPMRLAEFGTVYRYEQSGELGGLTRVRGFTVDDSHLFVTPEQLDEEFLNVVDLILSVFKSLQLTNFKARLSFRDPNSDKYIGSDEAWEKSQGAIRRAVEKLGMEHFEGIGEAAFYGPKLDFIFRDALEREWQLGTVQVDYNLPERFDLEYVAEDGTRKRPVMIHRAPFGSLERLIGILIEEYAGDFPLWVAPVQARLLPVSNDFLPFAQEVAQRMQLLGIRAEADVSNERLGKLIRNAEKDKIPVMGIVGGKEVETNSVSIRTRASGELGSIPVDEVIARMKDAIASFSTF, from the coding sequence ATGGAAAAACTAGATAATAATCCTGAAAAGCCGATGTCCGCTTCAGAAGTTAAAGATTTGACCGAACAGCAACAGAAAATCAATCTGCCCCGCACCAGCGAATCTGAACAATTACAAAAGATTCGCCACACAGCTAGTCATGTCATGGCGATGGCGGTGCAAAAGCTGTTTCCCAAAGCGCAAGTCACCATCGGCCCCTGGATTGACAATGGTTTTTATTATGACTTCGATCATCCAGAGTCTTTTACCGAGAAAGACTTGAAGGCAATCCAAAAAGAGATGATCAAAATCATCAACCGCAAACTGCCTGTTATTCGGGAAGAAGTCACCCGTGAGGAAGCAGAAAAGCGGATTAAGGAAATTAATGAGCCTTACAAACTAGAAATTTTGGAAGGGCTATCTGAACCTATCACCATTTATCATCTCGGTGAGCAATGGTGGGATTTGTGTGCTGGCCCCCATTTAGAAAATACTGGCGATTTGCATCCCAAAGCAATTGAACTAGAAAGTCTTGCTGGGGCTTATTGGCGTGGGGATGAAACAAAAGCGCAGTTACAGAGGATTTACGGTACAGCATGGGAAACGCCTGAACAATTAGCAGAATATAAGCGGCGTAAGGAAGAAGCACTGAGACGTGACCATCGCCGTTTAGGAAAAGAATTAGGATTATTTATCTTTACTGACTTGGTAGGGCCTGGTTTGCCTTTGTGGACACCAAAGGGAACGGTGTTGCGTTCAACTTTGGAAGATTTCTTGAAGCAAGAACAACTCAAACGTGGGTATCAACCAGTAGTTACGCCTCACATTGCCAGAGTAGACTTATTTAAAACTTCTGGACACTGGCAGAAATATAAAGAGGATATGTTTCCTTTGATGGCTGAGGATGAGGAAACTGCTGCTTTAGAGCAAGGTTTTGTGCTTAAGCCGATGAACTGTCCTTTCCATATCCAAATTTATAAAAATGAATTGCGTTCTTACCGCAATTTGCCAATGCGTTTGGCTGAATTTGGTACAGTTTATCGCTATGAACAATCAGGGGAGTTAGGCGGACTAACGCGGGTGCGTGGCTTTACGGTGGATGATTCCCACTTATTTGTTACTCCAGAACAATTAGACGAGGAATTCCTCAATGTTGTAGATTTGATTCTGTCAGTATTTAAGAGTTTACAACTGACGAATTTTAAAGCGCGTCTGAGTTTCCGCGATCCTAATTCTGATAAATATATTGGTTCTGATGAAGCTTGGGAAAAATCTCAAGGTGCAATCCGCCGTGCTGTAGAAAAACTGGGGATGGAGCATTTTGAGGGAATTGGCGAGGCAGCATTTTATGGCCCCAAATTAGATTTTATCTTCCGTGATGCTTTAGAGCGGGAGTGGCAATTGGGTACTGTGCAAGTAGACTACAATTTGCCAGAAAGATTTGATTTGGAATACGTTGCTGAGGATGGTACTCGTAAGCGTCCGGTAATGATTCACCGCGCTCCTTTTGGTTCTTTAGAACGGTTGATTGGAATTTTAATTGAGGAGTATGCTGGGGACTTTCCACTGTGGGTAGCGCCTGTGCAAGCTAGGTTATTACCTGTAAGTAATGATTTCCTGCCTTTTGCTCAAGAAGTGGCTCAGAGGATGCAACTGCTAGGTATTCGTGCTGAGGCTGATGTTAGTAATGAGCGACTGGGTAAACTGATTCGCAATGCTGAAAAAGATAAAATTCCGGTGATGGGAATTGTAGGAGGCAAGGAAGTTGAGACGAATAGCGTTAGCATTCGGACTCGTGCTTCTGGAGAGTTGGGGAGTATACCAGTTGATGAGGTAATTGCCAGAATGAAGGATGCGATCGCGTCTTTCAGCACTTTTTAA
- a CDS encoding DUF2973 domain-containing protein — MMLHILYLVAFTVLAVIAIANLIRSLIVLSRDSQRSYSPRGMSAAVDQSGFPTSRFRSVPHPELLDDTGNIINEPLLVMRSINVEDAREQLDALFKSSPGNNETEEE; from the coding sequence ATGATGTTACATATACTATACCTTGTTGCTTTTACTGTACTGGCGGTTATAGCGATCGCTAACTTAATCCGTAGCTTAATTGTATTGAGTAGAGATTCTCAACGCAGCTACTCACCAAGGGGTATGTCGGCGGCTGTTGATCAATCAGGATTTCCTACTTCTAGATTTAGATCTGTACCACATCCAGAATTGCTTGATGATACAGGCAATATAATTAATGAACCTCTGCTAGTCATGCGTTCCATTAATGTAGAAGATGCTCGTGAACAATTGGATGCCTTATTCAAGTCATCTCCAGGGAATAATGAAACCGAAGAAGAATAA
- a CDS encoding GNAT family N-acetyltransferase: protein MKILFRQATQADIEFLDSIYRLGLQKHVERIYTWKPELFRQKFNPLLTQVIISDGIEVGMVTVKKQVDELYLGDLVILPEFQNQGIGSAVIKGVLKDASTEGVPVRLQVLKQNPAKCLYERLGFVIVTETQTHYIMGSGF, encoded by the coding sequence GTGAAAATTCTGTTTCGACAAGCAACTCAAGCAGACATTGAGTTTTTAGACTCAATTTATAGACTTGGTTTGCAAAAGCACGTAGAACGAATCTACACTTGGAAACCCGAACTTTTTCGTCAGAAATTTAATCCATTGCTTACTCAAGTGATTATCTCTGATGGTATTGAGGTTGGTATGGTGACAGTGAAGAAACAGGTAGATGAATTATATTTAGGCGATCTTGTAATTTTACCTGAGTTTCAAAATCAAGGTATTGGTTCTGCTGTTATTAAAGGCGTGTTAAAGGATGCTAGTACTGAAGGCGTACCTGTACGCTTACAAGTTCTGAAACAAAATCCAGCCAAATGTCTTTACGAGCGTCTTGGTTTTGTGATTGTAACCGAAACACAGACCCATTATATTATGGGGAGCGGCTTTTAA
- a CDS encoding aromatic ring-hydroxylating dioxygenase subunit alpha: MAENKNFFLRNIWYYALPGEQLKPGAMVAKKFLGEPVLLARTRQGKVFALRDICPHRAVPLSCGRFDGNEVECCYHGWRFDSNGRCTDIPALVEDQELDFSRFRVKQYPVRELQGNIWIYMADKDKVDLPTPQMEIPEVPYFGDRTYNLLQRLHFPCFVDHAVVGLMDPAHSPYVHRAWWWQLNRPLVEEIKTFDPSPYGFTMRRHKIPAVPRAYRIFGGGEPETEIAFYLPGVRIEHLIVGKHNVCNLTAVTPISETETEVHTMLYWHTPWLNLLKPFIQPLARNFLDQDRQVVIKQQIGLQYNPSLMLIKDADTQARWYYQLKTEFARATTEGRPFVNPVKEQVLRWRS, encoded by the coding sequence GTGGCAGAAAACAAAAACTTCTTTTTACGCAATATTTGGTATTACGCGCTACCAGGTGAGCAACTTAAACCTGGGGCGATGGTTGCTAAAAAATTTCTCGGCGAACCAGTATTACTAGCCCGCACTCGTCAAGGTAAAGTATTTGCCTTACGCGATATCTGCCCTCATCGGGCTGTGCCGTTAAGTTGCGGTAGATTCGATGGTAATGAGGTAGAGTGCTGTTATCATGGCTGGCGCTTTGATAGCAATGGACGCTGCACTGATATTCCGGCTTTAGTAGAAGATCAAGAACTCGATTTTAGCCGTTTCCGCGTTAAGCAGTATCCTGTGCGGGAATTGCAGGGCAATATTTGGATTTATATGGCGGATAAGGACAAGGTTGATTTGCCTACGCCACAAATGGAAATTCCAGAAGTTCCTTACTTTGGCGATCGCACTTATAATTTGCTGCAAAGGCTGCACTTTCCCTGCTTCGTTGACCATGCAGTTGTTGGTTTGATGGATCCTGCACACTCGCCTTATGTGCATCGCGCTTGGTGGTGGCAGTTAAACCGACCTTTGGTTGAAGAAATTAAAACTTTCGATCCGTCGCCTTATGGTTTTACAATGCGGCGACACAAGATTCCAGCCGTACCTCGTGCTTATCGTATTTTTGGTGGTGGTGAACCAGAAACAGAAATTGCCTTTTATTTACCAGGTGTTCGCATTGAACATTTAATTGTTGGTAAGCACAATGTATGTAATCTTACGGCGGTAACTCCTATCTCTGAAACAGAGACAGAAGTACATACAATGTTGTATTGGCATACGCCTTGGTTAAATTTACTGAAACCTTTTATACAACCACTAGCAAGAAACTTTTTAGATCAAGATCGTCAGGTGGTGATTAAGCAGCAGATTGGTTTGCAATACAACCCCAGTTTGATGCTGATTAAAGATGCTGATACCCAAGCGCGTTGGTACTACCAGTTAAAAACAGAATTCGCCCGCGCAACAACTGAAGGTAGACCTTTTGTTAACCCTGTGAAGGAACAAGTGTTGCGCTGGCGAAGTTAA
- a CDS encoding DUF2605 domain-containing protein, giving the protein MENSPPPEQELLKTLLKPLLEDFQYWFGRSRSFLETERISFLSTEQQSDLLARVKQAQQEVQTAQMLFQATDGQVGIESATLMPWHHLVTECWQIAMQWRTNNGSLG; this is encoded by the coding sequence ATGGAAAATTCGCCTCCTCCTGAACAAGAATTGCTGAAAACCTTACTAAAACCATTGTTAGAGGATTTTCAATATTGGTTTGGGCGATCGCGCTCTTTTTTAGAAACAGAACGAATTTCTTTTTTAAGCACTGAACAGCAATCTGATCTCTTAGCGCGAGTAAAGCAAGCGCAGCAAGAAGTTCAGACCGCGCAAATGCTATTTCAAGCTACTGATGGTCAAGTTGGGATTGAATCGGCTACTCTCATGCCTTGGCATCATTTAGTTACTGAATGTTGGCAGATAGCTATGCAGTGGCGCACCAATAATGGGTCGCTTGGGTAA